The window GCTCGACGATCACCCCGGCGCCGAGGTCCAGCAGCAGCGCGATCACCAGCACGCCGAAGGACTCCCGCAGGATGGCGCGCAGCGAAGTGCCGCCGGTCTGCCAGACGCTCACAGCGGTGACCAAGGCGGCCGCGCCGCAGACGATGGCCACCGCGCCCACCACCGCCTCGGACTCGGCCAGCGGAACCACCAGCAGCAACACCGGCAGCGTGATCACGTCGGCCGCGGCGGTCACCAGCGGGGCCGTCACGTTGTCGGGGTCCCAGCCGAGGCGCACCGAGCCGGCTGTCATCCCCAGCGCCACCACCAGCACGAACAGCGACGAGATCACGCCCCCGAGCGTGCTGATGACCACGAAGGCCGCCAGGCTCATCGGCACGGGGATGTTGAAGAGCTCCGCCGCCGCCTTGGCCAGCATCGCCAGTATCGCCGAGGACACGATGCTGAGCGCCAGGCCGGCCAGGATGTTCTCCCCCACGACGGTTGCGGGGCGCAGGCTCAGGCGGAAGGTGCCGGCGTGAATGGCGGTGCCCAGGCGCGACCCGAGAGCCCCGAAGATCTTCCCCTGCAGCGCGATGGCGGCCGGCACCATCAGCAGCAGCCCGCCGAGCTGCCCCAGGCGGTCGGCGCTGGCACCGAGCAGGATCCCCACCACGACGCTGACGGTGGCCAGCAGCCCCAGAGCCACGAGGCTCTGCATGCCCGCCCAGTGGGGCACACCGGGAACGCCTCGCCCCTGCGGGGGTGCGCGCCGCAGACGGAACCTCGCCAGCAGCGGGAAGGTTCGGTCCATGCCACGCTCCCCGGGGCCGAGTAGTGACCAAGTCTCCCCCAGCGTGCAGGAACCCGGCGGAATTTGCGACCGGAATGCTCGTGGCGGCGGGATGCGCTTCCTACGCTGGCGCCATGGGACGTCACCGATCCCGAACGGCCGTGGGTGGCTCCGGCCGGCGCCACCGGCACACCGGCAGCCGCCGAGTTGGCGGCCGCGCCCTGATCCTGGTGGCAGTCGCCGCACTCGTCGCAACCGGATGCGGCTCATCGGGGCGGGAGTTGCGCGCCCCGCCCAACTTCGCCGCCTCCCAGGCCCGCTTCGTACCGGTCAACCAGAGCCAGGGACCCGGCGGCATGCTCATCGAGGGCACCGACTTCGCACCAGGCGGCGAGCTGCCCCCGGGACTGCTGGAGACGGGCGAACCGCCGACTCTGGTGTGGTGGAACATCCCGCCCCTGACCACGGAGTTGGTGGTGCTCGTCAGCGCCTTCGATCCGCAGGAGCCACCGGTGCTGTGGGCCGTCGCCGGGCTCGGTCCCTCCAGCGCCGGGCTCTTCGGCGGGCCGCTGCCCCCGGGCGTGCGGTCGCTGCCGCGGGCCGGCGGCGAGCTGGACTGGCCGGGCTACCCACCGGCAGGCACTCGCGTCGTGTTCAGCCTCTGCGCCCTGACGGCCCCGCTGTCCCCCGACGCCGCTGCCTCCGAC of the bacterium genome contains:
- a CDS encoding magnesium transporter encodes the protein MDRTFPLLARFRLRRAPPQGRGVPGVPHWAGMQSLVALGLLATVSVVVGILLGASADRLGQLGGLLLMVPAAIALQGKIFGALGSRLGTAIHAGTFRLSLRPATVVGENILAGLALSIVSSAILAMLAKAAAELFNIPVPMSLAAFVVISTLGGVISSLFVLVVALGMTAGSVRLGWDPDNVTAPLVTAAADVITLPVLLLVVPLAESEAVVGAVAIVCGAAALVTAVSVWQTGGTSLRAILRESFGVLVIALLLDLGAGVIVEQQEVFLGRLPSLLVLLPGYLAVGGALGGILSSRLASKLHLGLIEPSAVPGREARREVRNTFVMGLPALAGTGALAYGAARIAGLAGPGPADMIGVALLGGLVAVAAAALVAYYGTILAERFGLDPDTYGIPLVTSVMDLVGALTLVAALAALAIL